The following are encoded together in the Theileria orientalis strain Shintoku DNA, chromosome 1, complete genome genome:
- a CDS encoding 30S ribosomal protein S11, translating into MMFPTLRSLKHIYNINSGVYGSRYTNFPELYLKNWVNYTNRHFLITNISSNTRNASNYTYNARIDRKYATGASTNTTSAPNTPSKMLTKKELKNFQGHYQRYKRNAGLPEFHNVDLDKNGYIIEPTDKFMLVLTTSKNNVHAQLVNRSKNYKTIFGSFAGNVGYKKKLQQTEKCAYRIGENIARKCKRLGVFAVDVKFRRLMRVETVLQALQSVGLQVGQLIHEPRLPKTGINSVRPRKRRRV; encoded by the coding sequence ATGATGTTTCCTACACTTAGAAGCCTGAAgcatatatacaatatcAATTCTGGTGTGTATGGAAGTAGATACACTAATTTCCCTGAGTTATACCTTAAAAATTGGGTCAACTATACAAATAGGCACTTTCTGATCACAAATATCAGTTCAAACACCCGTAACGCCTCTAATTACACTTACAACGCACGTATTGATAGGAAATATGCCACTGGTGCCTCCACTAATACCACTAGTGCCCCCAATACACCCAGTAAAATGTTAACGAAAAAGGAACTGAAGAATTTCCAGGGCCACTACCAGAGATATAAGCGCAACGCGGGCCTTCCTGAGTTCCACAATGTGGATTTGGATAAGAACGGGTACATAATTGAGCCTACCGACAAGTTTATGTTGGTGCTCACAACCTCAAAGAACAACGTGCACGCACAGCTGGTGAATCGCAGTAAAAACTATAAAACCATATTCGGCTCATTTGCTGGCAACGTGGGCTATAAAAAGAAGTTGCAGCAGACTGAAAAGTGCGCTTACAGGATAGGCGAAAACATAGCGAGGAAGTGCAAGAGGCTGGGCGTCTTTGCCGTGGACGTCAAGTTCAGAAGACTGATGAGGGTGGAAACTGTGCTCCAGGCTCTGCAGTCAGTTGGGCTTCAGGTGGGTCAGCTCATCCACGAGCCCCGCCTCCCAAAAACAGGGATAAATTCAGTGCGTCCGAGGAAGAGGCGCAGAGTGTGA
- a CDS encoding uncharacterized protein (ribosomal protein L36 family protein), which produces MWHRGSLTLLCSSCRYVIRKWHIPILGVDCNANPRHKQALSNPTPRSRGIPKHLTPYIFGKQYPRHPTWRGDHTFVATSKFKSTHTQIEGMANKFNLETMEEEMTIESQATRVKGSEKTGKSTVNLQGLGSRSDITYKRDSDPPSAENYSPKSPTSATQKGDRTPTSPSQRGERIGSSTPKRYDKTFSVALTQALLTSDSKLLHKLLSTKDTASIQDTVSDLTPPLVLALLEFILSGLIKSPNQLYSREGWINTILRVHNSLFTRNSRAKKLLIRLNKYIVGRLAVNKSLLKLKGKVDGLVYMVSMSNRANSAEAAKVDERGGRVGDSGPGNREALVTFTVD; this is translated from the exons ATGTGGCATAGAGGCTCATTAACTTTACTTTGTAGTTCTTGCAGATACGTCATAAGAAAGTGGCATATTCCAATTCTAG GAGTTGATTGTAACGCAAACCCTAGACATAAACAAGCATTATCAAACCCTACACCTCGCTCGAGAGGGATACCGAAGCACTTAACACCCTATATATTTGGAAAACAGTACCCGCGCCATCCGACCTGGAGAGGAGATCATACATTTGTAGCTACATCAAAGTTTAAAAGCACACACA CACAAATAGAAGGGATGGCAAACAAGTTTAACTTAGAGACAATGGAGGAGGAGATGACCATTGAATCGCAAGCGACCCGAGTTAAAGGGTCTGAGAAGACGGGAAAGTCGACTGTCAATTTACAAGGTTTAGGAAGTAGAAGTGATATAACCTATAAGAGAGACTCGGACCCACCTTCAGCAGAAAACTACTCGCCTAAATCACCCACATCCGCGACCCAAAAGGGGGACAGAACGCCGACGAGTCCATCGCAGAGGGGGGAAAGGATAGGCTCTAGCACGCCGAAGAGATACGATAAAACGTTCTCAGTGGCGCTCACGCAGGCGCTGCTGACCTCAGactcgaagctgctgcacaAGCTGCTGTCCACCAAAGATACAGCCTCGATTCAGGACACAGTGTCAGATTTAACGCCGCCACTAGTGCTGGCACTGCTGGAGTTCATACTGAGCGGTTTAATCAAGTCGCCAAACCAACTGTACTCGAGAGAAGGCTGGATTAACACCATATTGCGAGTCCACAACTCACTCTTCACGCGAAACAGCAGAGCGAAGAAGCTCCTGATCAGACTGAACAAGTACATAGTCGGGAGACTGGCAGTAAACAAGTCGCTCTTGAAGCTGAAGGGGAAGGTGGACGGTTTGGTGTACATGGTGAGCATGAGCAACAGGGCCAACTCCGCAGAGGCCGCCAAGGTAGACGAAAGAGGTGGGCGTGTAGGCGACTCGGGACCAGGGAACAGAGAAGCGCTGGTCACATTTACAGTGGACTAG
- a CDS encoding uncharacterized protein (CTLH, C-terminal to LisH motif domain containing protein), with protein MTDDSLLLFHSTTPSKTQNVMKNLDLPMWLSLIRNIDVSESDLQGVIANYLFINMYEDTYKFFIEETQYEGSKFKPSISQRKYIKNSILEGRIMDAIDRINQIDSNILKENNNLLFVLMLYRLVDIITSGDLSAAVKFAKENVSTCIKKDPNLLSKLEEAMSLLAFQDLKSPEALEIIKRIQKPDEISVLVDNSLIAYYNLDPKPILENIVKETLWVESQLESKPNSYSLKLHDVSRCGFKLTPNT; from the exons atgactGATGAttctttacttttatttcattcTACTACACCTTCTAAAACTCAAAATGTTATGAAGAACTTAGACTT ACCAATGTGGCTTAGTCTCATTAGGAATATTGACGTTTCTGAGTCTGACCTACAGGGTGTAATTGCAAATTACTTGTTTATCAACATGTACGAGGATACTTACAAGTTTTTCATTGAAGAAACTCAATATGAAG GCAGTAAATTTAAGCCATCTATATCGCAAAGaaagtatattaaaaattcaatATTAGAGGGGCGGATTATGGATGCAATAGATCGCATAAATCAAATTGATTCAAAC ATTTTAAAGGAGAACAACAATCTCCTGTTTGTACTAATGCTTTATAGGCTAGTTGATATCATAACTTCG GGTGACTTGTCAGCTGCAGTTAAGTTTGCTAAGGAGAATGTATCAACTTGTATTAAGAAAGAT CCTAATCTGCTGAGTAAATTGGAAGAAGCCATGTCTTTGTTGGCCTTCCAGGATCTTAAG TCTCCTGAGGCTTTGGAAATTATTAAAAGGATCCAAAAACCTGATGAAATATCCGTTTTGGTTGACAACTCTTTGATTGCATACTATAACTTGGACCCAA AGCCTATTCTTGAAAACATTGTCAAGGAGACTTTATGGGTTGAGTCCCAGTTGGAATCCAAG CCGAATTCCTATAGTTTGAAGCTACATGATGTCAGTAGATGCGGCTTCAAGTTAACTCCCAATACTTAA
- a CDS encoding uncharacterized protein (Os01g0810000 protein), with product MANDGLKHVVHRRVHLERSQPEHRKRKVGQYLEKKADYKKRSERYHVREKLIKELSAKTRFRNEDEFNFKMIHGKIGSEGQVILESEESARKRKLTEKGKVRSELNKIDTNMFVVNHKQNVVNKRLERMITSNVGLVSKKKSPVAVTVSGGANGGRAAKREHILYESSDSESEHATSAGATGTSTGGSATSSRTRSGGNTAKGAPGDQHEHLFELSHMFNSKKDLDALRAKLEDRRNLTVAKHKRRQVRKVRNSQARMHEYPTERLK from the coding sequence ATGGCAAACGACGGACTAAAGCACGTGGTACATCGCAGAGTGCACCTGGAAAGGTCGCAGCCGGAACACCGTAAAAGGAAAGTGGGCCAGTATTTAGAGAAGAAAGCAGACTACAAGAAGAGGTCGGAAAGATACCACGTGAGAGAGAAGCTGATAAAGGAGCTCTCGGCGAAAACGAGGTTCAGAAACGAAGATGAGTTCAACTTTAAAATGATCCACGGGAAAATAGGATCGGAAGGCCAAGTGATACTGGAGTCGGAAGAGTCTGCAAGGAAGAGGAAACTCACGGAAAAGGGAAAGGTGAGGAGCGAGctgaataaaatagacaCGAACATGTTCGTGGTAAACCACAAGCAGAACGTGGTGAACAAGAGGCTGGAGAGAATGATAACGAGTAACGTGGGACTGGTGAGCAAGAAGAAGTCGCCAGTGGCGGTCACGGTCTCGGGGGGTGCGAACGGTGGAAGGGCCGCGAAAAGGGAGCACATACTCTACGAGTCGAGCGACTCGGAATCTGAACACGCCACCAGTGCTGGTGCTACTGGCACCAGCACTGGTGGATCTGCTACTTCCAGCCGTACCAGAAGTGGCGGCAACACTGCCAAAGGTGCCCCTGGTGACCAGCATGAGCACCTGTTTGAGTTGTCGCACATGTTtaacagtaaaaaggaCCTAGATGCGCTCAGGGCTAAGCTGGAGGATAGGCGCAACCTCACAGTGGCCAAGCACAAGAGGAGGCAGGTGAGAAAGGTGCGGAACAGCCAGGCGCGGATGCACGAGTATCCGACGGAAAGGTTAAAGTAG
- a CDS encoding uncharacterized protein (DNA mismatch repair MutS family protein) — translation MTKPRGLDSYEYNEQNETESVTVGKEHKKDKEDSIDYNEREVYMNCKASKMSRGFREYVDNYYRYKGTFAFPPWLEVKNIRDADGRKPTEEDYKVNTMWIPPKNHRWAYEFRSGHYTECMQQWWNIKQNHFDSLVFFKMGRFYELFYHDACILQSLVNLRWMGSETKPHVGFPEKSIHTYAKACVNSGYKVVVVEQTETPQQLEKRNKESGSYNKAVKRDVCEIITAGTVTRPEMLDRQSRPLVLVSKEGENRMAVIAIDVSMSKMRFGSLKEQNQRKQQQFGQWNEQFSQLRTILMHLCPAEVVLDRELVKNQELAKMIKVLPYAPEVTSNNGESQHKSLYEKVLLEYPVEGRECKEALKLAESYLKVILMDKLAEYCYVEPLQVSEMEVMNMDYSALTHLELFYTQEGTTKNSLFDYMNNTATSFGERMLRTWLLNPLTNAEAIERRSECVAFLFDNYALVTTIKQDLDKFPDLERSLGKVLNAASNLHKKAVYFDEGVFSKLYELYTMLDRFKKLEDVVLYFLNEAVKMFNAPGLARSQAGAEGSGCPKSKLLATMRENYTSCSQDIFNYKSMLTFTEDRKCRSRSWPRSLAVQKEIDKVVSKLNEVLAQIQHSAPSATFVNCKFRYEVEMTETEFHRYNRSTGNTMEITSTKSGFIRARNERILELIDELEEAEFKLKESEEEFYQHIVSEFHKNSYKFCKLIETAAALDCLSSLATVARNSPFQMVRPRVHSKDKNVLKLKDSVYPLFAANSTSTGFVPNDVCIGDFEECATPIIVITGPNMGGKSTLLRQIALTVIMGQMGSFVSASSCEFSVVDSVFTRLGASDNLVEGKSTFLVELQDISNILSKATSSSLALIDELGRGTSTFDGTAIAAATLEKISKIGCRCVFTTHFQDVCRSAKEFKNVTMYHMAARVDEQEQNVEFLYKLVPGVCPDSHGLHVAKLAKIPDHVLRTARSARLRLIGSNNSKDGNTAENNRKKYEKIGDEIVRAHQSGNMDLLHDLYIKYSI, via the exons TTGACGAAGCCACGAGGGCTGGATTCCTACGAATACAACGAGCAGAACGAGACGGAGTCAGTGACAGTGGGAAAGGAGCACAAAAAGGACAAGGAAGATAGCATCGACTACAACGAAAGAGAAGTGTACATGAACTGTAAAGCAAGTAAAATGTCAAGAGGGTTCAGAGAGTACGTGGACAACTACTACAGGTACAAAGGAACGTTCGCGTTCCCGCCGTGGCTGGAAGTGAAGAACATAAGAGACGCGGACGGAAGGAAGCCGACGGAGGAAGACTACAAAGTAAACACAATGTGGATACCGCCGAAAAACCACAGGTGGGCGTACGAGTTTAGAAGCGGCCACTACACGGAGTGTATGCAGCAGTGGTGGAACATAAAGCAGAACCACTTCGACTCGCTGgtcttttttaaaatgggcAGGTTCTACGAACTCTTCTACCACGACGCGTGCATACTGCAGAGCCTGGTTAACCTGCGCTGGATGGGCTCGGAGACGAAGCCGCACGTGGGATTCCCGGAAAAAAGCATACACACGTACGCAAAAGCGTGCGTTAACTCAGGGTACAAAGTAGTGGTGGTGGAGCAGACGGAGACGCCGCAGCAGCTGGAAAAGAGAAACAAGGAGTCGGGAAGTTACAACAAGGCAGTGAAGAGAGACGTGTGTGAAATAATAACGGCAGGAACAGTGACGAGGCCAGAAATGCTGGATAGACAAAGTAGACCGCTGGTGCTCGTGTCAAAGGAGGGAGAAAATAGAATGGCAGTGATAGCAATAGACGTGTCGATGAGTAAAATGAGGTTCGGAAgcctgaaggagcagaaCCAGA GAAAACAGCAGCAGTTCGGACAGTGGAACGAGCAGTTTTCTCAGCTGAGAACAATCCTGATGCACCTGTGCCCAGCAGAAGTGGTCCTGGACAGGGAGTTGGTGAAGAACCAGGAGCTGGCGAAGATGATAAAGGTGCTGCCGTACGCGCCAGAAGTGAC cagtaaCAACGGAGAATCGCAGCACAAGTCGCTGTACGAAAAGGTGTTACTGGAGTATCCAGTGGAAGGAAGGGAGTGTAAAGAAGCGCTGAAGTTGGCGGAGTCGTACCTGAAGGTGATACTGATGGATAAGCTGGCGGAGTACTGCTACGTGGAGCCGCTTCAAGTGTCGGAGATGGAGGTGATGAACATGGATTACTCGGCACTGACGCACCTGGAGCTGTTCTACACGCAGGAGGGAACCACGAAAAACTCGCTCTTCGACTACATGAACAACACGGCGACGTCGTTCGGAGAGAGGATGCTGAGAACATGGCTGCTGAACCCACTGACGAACGCGGAGGCAATAGAGAGGAGAAGCGAGTGCGTGGCCTTTCTGTTTGATAATTACGCGCTGGTGACGACAATAAAGCAGGACCTGGACAAGTTCCCAGACCTGGAAAGGTCGCTGGGGAAGGTGCTCAACGCAGCATCGAACTTGCACAAGAAGGCAGTGTACTTCGACGAAGGAGTGTTCAGTAAGCTGTATGAGCTGTACACAATGCTGGACAGGTTtaagaagctggaggacgtGGTCCTCTACTTCTTGAACGAGGCGGTGAAGATGTTTAACGCGCCGGGACTGGCTAGGAGTCAGGCAGGAGCGGAAGGCTCAGGATGTCCGAAGTCGAAGTTGCTGGCGACGATGAGAGAGAACTACACAAGTTGCTCCCAGGACATCTTCAACTACAAGAGCATGCTGACGTTCACGGAGGACAGGAAGTGCAGAAGCAGGAGCTGGCCGAGGTCGCTGGCAGTGCAGAAGGAAATAGATAAGGTGGTGAGTAAGTTGAACGAGGTGCTGGCGCAGATACAGCACTCGGCGCCGTCAGCGACCTTCGTAAACTGCAAGTTCAGATACGAAGTGGAAATGACGGAAACGGAGTTCCACAGATACAACAGAAGCACCGGAAACACAATGGAAATAACGTCGACGAAAAGCGGATTCATAAGAGCGAGGAACGAAAGAATACTGGAGCTGATCGACGAGTTGGAGGAGGCGGAGtttaagctgaaggagagCGAGGAGGAGTTCTACCAGCACATCGTGAGCGAGTTCCACAAAAACAGCTACAAGTTCTGCAAGCTGATAGAAACTGCCGCGGCGCTGGACTGCCTGTCGTCGCTGGCGACAGTGGCGAGGAACTCGCCATTCCAAATGGTGCGGCCGCGAGTGCACTCCAAGGATAAGAAcgtgctgaagctgaaggactCAGTGTACCCGCTGTTCGCGGCGAACAGCACCTCGACGGGGTTCGTGCCCAACGACGTGTGCATAGGGGACTTCGAGGAGTGCGCGACCCCGATCATAGTAATAACGGGGCCGAACATGGGAGGCAAGTCGACGCTGCTAAGGCAAATAGCACTGACGGTGATCATGGGCCAGATGGGATCGTTCGTGAGCG CCTCAAGCTGCGAGTTCAGCGTCGTGGATTCTGTTTTCACGAGGCTAGGAGCATCTGATAACCTGGTGGAGGGGAAGAGTACCTTCCTGGTGGAGTTGCAGGATATATCGAACATACTATCGAAG GCGACGAGTAGTTCACTGGCACTGATCGATGAACTGGGAAGAGGAACGTCGACGTTCGACGGAACAGCAATAGCGGCGGCAACGCtggaaaaaatatcaaaaataGGATGCAGATGCGTATTCACGACACATTTTCAAGATGTGTGCAGATCGGCGAAGGAATTCAAAAACGTGACAATGTATCACATGGCAGCAAGGGTGGACGAGCAGGAACAGAACGTGGAGTTCCTGTATAAACTGGTGCCAGGAGTGTGCCCGGACTCACACGGACTACACGTGGCGAAACTGGCAAAAATACCGGACCACGTGCTGAGAACAGCACGAAGCGCAAGACTGAGGTTAATTGGAAGTAATAATAGCAAAGATGGTAACACAGcagaaaataatagaa AAAAGTACGAGAAAATAGGAGATGAAATAGTGAGGGCCCACCAAAGTGGGAACATGGATCTTCTACATGATTTATACATTAAGTATTCAATATGA
- a CDS encoding uncharacterized protein (signal recognition particle, SRP72 subunit, RNA-binding domain containing protein), translated as MIHGNCIWTYLSNGNLNECQRYLENFNRLLKPEDMCFFKSAIMCVDGKVSKGISLLRQGLSLTKELKFVECIVKLLLREGKNKEALSLLQEYYEEFVKDVKYVKRYFLLLVRVHKQLGSPESVYNSLKELLELTETSASDHPFKLGCKYLEEQNKHKEAVEIYKQLYSKNKEDKLAQLGILYNQSFLPENYLELPREYVDVAVRDVRFIDAEELEADYKVTFHFEDQAKTVKTKVKKNKKRRNKKPQNPTGNPDPERWLHKYERTIYKKQAKRRKDATKGLTQGSTTTVASKPTTGTITATSNAMKR; from the exons ATGATACATGGTAACTGTATCTGGACATATTTGTCAAATGGGAATTTGAACGAGTGCCAAAGATATTTGgaaaattttaacagaTTATTGAAGCCGGAAGATATGTGTTTCTTTAAATCAGCCATAATG tGTGTTGATGGAAAAGTTAGTAAGGGAATATCACTGTTGAGACAGGGTCTATCACTAACAAAAGAACTAAAGTTCGTAGAATGTATAGTAAAACTGCTCTTGAGAGAGgggaaaaataaagaggCGCTTTCATTGTTGCAAGAGTATTACGAAGAATTCGTAaaagatgtaaaatatgttaaaagGTACTTTTTACTGTTAGTAAGAGTACACAAACAACTGGGCTCACCAGaaagtgtatataataGTCTGAAGGAGCTGTTGGAGTTAACAGAG ACTTCGGCAAGTGATCACCCATTTAAACTAGGATGTAAGTACCTAGAGGAGCAGAACAAACACAAAGAAGCAGTGGAAATATATAAGCAGCTATactctaaaaataaagaggATAAGCTGGCACAGCTAGGAATACTCTACAATCAATCGTTTCTGCCGGAAAATTACCTAGAATTGCCAAGAGAATACGTGGACGTGGCAGTTAGAGATGTCAGATTCATAG ATGCTGAGGAGTTGGAGGCAGATTATAAAGTGACATTCCATTTCGAAGATCAAGctaa GACTGTAAAAACGAAAgtgaagaagaataaaaagagaAGAAATAAGAAGCCACAGAATCCAACAGGAAACCCAGATCCGGAAAGATGGTTACACAAATACGAAAG aacaatatataaaaaacaagcaaaaagaaggaaggaCGCAACAAAAGGATTAACACAAGGGTCGACGACAACAGTAGCATCGAAACCAACAACAGGAACAATAACAGCAACGTCAAACGCAATGAAAAGGTAA